The nucleotide sequence AAGAAACCCATCTTCGGCATTTGCCTCGGGCATCAGCTCTTTGCGCTCGCCATGGGAGCCGATACATATAAATTGAAATTCGGTCATCGCGGCTCGAATCAACCCGTCAAAAACTTGGCGATGAACCGCGTGCACATCTCATCGCAGAATCATGGCTTTGCCGTCGATGAATCGTCTCTGCAGGGACTGCCGCTGGAGGTCACGCATCGCGCCGTAAACGATGGGACGGTGGAGGGACTGCGCCATACAGAGCTTCCCGTATTCACGGTGCAGTATCATCCCGAGGCGTCGCCAGGGCCGACGGACAACCGCTACTTATTTGAGCAGTTTCGCGCACTTCTCAAGGAGGAAAAGTAACCATGCCAAAAAAAGATTATTTGAAAAAGGTCATGGTCATAGGGTCCGGTCCGATCATCATAGGACAGGCGGCGGAGTTTGATTATGCCGGCTCACAGGCATGCCGCTCCTTGAAAGAAGAAGGCCTTGAAGTCGTTCTCGTCAACAGCAACCCGGCAACGATCATGACGGATACGCATATTGCCGACCGCGTTTATATCGAGCCTTTGACGGTGGAGTTCCTTGAGGAAATCATCGCCAAAGAATTGCCCGACGGACTCCTTGCTACCCTTGGCGGGCAAGCCGGTCTGAACCTTGCCGTCAAACTCTCCGAAAAAGGCGTGTTGGAAAAATATCATGTCGAACTCTTGGGAACAAGCCTTGAGGCGATCAAGAAGGCGGAAGACCGCGAGCTTTTCAAGGAAACGATGCAGAAACTCAAAGAGCCGATTCCGGAGAGCACGATCGTCGAGGATGTGGAATCTGCCGTCGGGTTTGCCAACGAGATCGGCTATCCGCTGATCGTACGTCCCGCCTACACGATGGGCGGCACGGGCGGCGGCATTGCCGAAAACGAAGAAGAACTTGTCGAAACGGTCATCAAGGGACTTAAGTACAGCATGATCGGCCAGGTGCTCATCGAGCGCAGCGTTGCCGGTTGGAAAGAAATTGAGTATGAAGTCATGCGTGACGGCAATGACAACTGCATCACGGTCTGCAACATGGAGAACTTCGATCCCGTCGGTGTTCATACGGGAGACAGCATCGTCGTTGCGCCGACGCAGACGCTTTCCGATCATGACTATCAAATGCTGCGCAGTGCGTCGCTCCGCATCATCCGTGAGCTGAATATCGAAGGCGGCTGCAACGCGCAGTATGCACTCGATCCGAACAGCGATCGCTACTATGTCATCGAGGTCAATCCGCGCGTCAGCCGTTCCTCGGCGTTGGCATCGAAAGCGACGGGATACCCCATTGCGAAGGTTTCCGCCAAGATTGCCATCGGCTATTCGCTCGATGAAATCACGAACGCCGTGACGCAGAAGACAAAGGCGTGCTTTGAGCCGTCCATTGATTATTGTGTAGTGAAATTTCCGCGCTGGCCGTTCGACAAATTCATTTTCGCCGATCACACCCTCGGCACGCAGATGAAGGCGACGGGCGAAGTCATGTCCATCGACCGCAATTTTGAGGGCGCTATCCTGAAAGCGGCACGCTCACTGGAAATTGGCGTAAAGCGTCTGCACCTGCCTGAGATGGACGATTGGAGCGACGAGAAGCTCAGGAAATCGTTGTCAAAAATCAATGATGAACGCATTTTCGCAATCGCCGAAGCATTCCGCAGAGGCATAGCTGATGTAGACGAAATCTATGATATCACGAAGATCGACCGTTGGTTTCTGCGCAAGATCAAGCGCATCGCTGATGTCGAGATACGGCTCATGCAAGAGGAGATTACCCCAAAACATCTCATAGAAGCAAAAAAAATCGGACTTTCCGACGCATCCATTGCGGAACTTTCAGGCAAGACGATGAATGAAATCCGCACGATGCGCAAGGCAATGAAACTTCTGCCTTGCTATAAGATAGTCGATACATGTGCGGCAGAGTTCGAAGCAATGACGCCGTATTATTACTCGACATTCAATGCGCAGGAAGATGAAGTGCAGACGGAAACGCCGAAGAGGAAGATCATCGTCCTCGGCTCGGGCCCCATCCGCATCGGCCAAGGCGTCGAATTCGACTACTGCTCTGTGCATTCTGTATGGGCGCTGCGCGAGATGGGCTATGAAGCCATCATCATCAACAACAATCCGGAGACGGTCAGCACGGACTTTGACATCTCCGATCGCCTGTACTTTGAACCGTTGACGACAGAAGACGTCTTGAACATCGTCGACAAGGAGCAACCGGAAGGCGTCATCGTGCAGTTCGGCGGGCAGACGGCCATCAATCTCGCTGCATCGCTCCAAAAGGCGGGCGTGCATATCTTTGGAACTTCCGTGGACGACATCGATCGTGCGGAGGATCGAGAGCGCTTCGAAGAAGTGCTGCGCCAGACGAACATTCCTTGCCCCAAGGGAATCAGCGTCACCGATGTGGAATCTGCTGTCGAAGGCGCCGCTGCCATCGGCTATCCCGTCATGGTGCGTCCATCCTATGTCCTCGGCGGCAGGGCGATGGAGATCGTCTACAAGGAAGAGGAGCTGCGCGACTACTTGAACCGCGCGGTCAAGGTCACGCCCGATCATCCCGTGCTCGTCGATCGCTATATGCAGGGCACGGAAGTCGAAGTTGACGGTATATGCGACGGCGTGACGGTTGTCATTCCTGGCATCATGGAGCATATCGAGCGCGCCGGTGTCCATTCGGGTGACAGTATCGCCGTCTATCCGCCGCAGACGCTTCCCGCACGTGTGCTTTACACCATCATCGACTATACGAAGAGACTGGCATTGAACCTCCATGTCAAGGGGCTGCTCAACATTCAATACGTCGTGGTCAACGATGAGGTCTATGTCATCGAGGTCAATCCGCGTTCGAGCCGCACCGTTCCTTTTTTGAGCAAGGTCACGGATGTGAAGATGGTCAATTTGGCGACGCGTGCAGCCATGGGACACTCTTTGGAGGAGATGGGATACTTCTCCGGTCTTGTGCCTCCCAAACCGTATGTTGCCGTCAAAGCTCCCGTATTTTCCTTTGCCAAAATGCAGGATGTCGATATTTCCCTCGGACCTGAGATGAAATCTACAGGCGAGGTCATGGGAATTGACTATCACTACGCACGAGCACTCTACAAGGCGATTACGGGTGCAGGCATGAACATGCCGAAGAATGGCCGCATCCTCTTCACTGTTGCAGATAAGGACAAAGAGGAATTGAAGCAGCTGGCAAAGGCTTTCTGTGAGCTGGGCTTCCAGATTGCTGCGACGGAAGGAACGGCGCGTGCCATACAATCTGTCGGAATAGACTCAGACGTTGTGGGGAAGGTGCATGAGCGCAGTACGGACATCATCCAGATGATCAAGACTGGTCAGATTCAAATGGTTGTCAACACGCTTACGCAAGGCAAGGGTTCTGCGCGTGACGGCTTCAAGATTCGCCGCGCGACAGTGGAACACGGCATCGTCTGCCTGACCTCGTTGGATACGGCGTGGGAAGTGCTTCGCGTGCTCTCCTTCATGCAGCAACGTCGTCTTGTCTATGCTTTGGCATTGCAGGATTATGTCGGCGGCGGCGACGACCTCGCGTGAGTCGTCTTGTCGGCAGCAAAGTTTTATAGTACAATGGGAGAAAGTGGGAGGGATAGGAAATGACAGATGAACGATTGATTGTAGCTTTGGATGTTCATTCCATGGATGAGGTTCATAACCTTGTCGAAACTCTGGGCGACAGTGTGGGATTCTACAAGGTTGGCATGGAGCTTTTTTACAGCATGGGAGACGAGGTGATCAAATACCTTAAGGACAAGGGCAAGAAGGTGTTCCTCGATCTCAAGCTCCATGATATTCCCAATACGGTTGCCAATGCTCTGCGCGTCTTGACGCATCTGGGCGTCGATATGATCAACGTCCACGCTACGGGCGGAATGGTCATGATGGAGAAGGCGCTCGAAGCGATCAAGGATGAGGCAGAAAAGCTCGGCATCGAAAGACCCAAGCTTGTCGCCGTGACGATTTTGAGCAGCATCAGCCTGAAGGATTGGAGCAGGATGTGGCCGGATATGGATCTCGACGATCAGGCGGTTCATATGGCAAAACTCGTGCAGGAAGCAGGTCTTGATGGCGTCGTCTCCTCGCCGATGGAAGCGGAAACCATTCGACAGGCATGCGGCGAGGACTTTTTGATTGTCACGCCTGGAGTGCGTCCCGCAGGCACAGCCATCAACGACCAAAGCCGCATCACGACGCCGGCAATTGCCCTGAGCAGCGGCGCCACGCACCTCGTTGTCGGACGTCCGATTCGTTCGGCGCTCAATCCCAAACATGCTGCGGAAAACATCCTGAAGGAAATGGGGAGCGTGAAGTCATGACGGAAGCTGAAGTCAAGGACTTGCTGACAAAGACCAATGCCATCATGCACGGGCATTTTCTCCTAACCTCGGGATTGCACAGTCCGCATTATGTGGAAAAGTTCAATGTACTGCAGCATCCAGAATATACGGAACTTCTGTGCAGAGCGATGGCGGAGAAATTTAAGGATCAGGATATTGATACGGTTGTAGGTCCTGTGACGGGTGGTATTCTCCTGGCGCACGAAACAGGAAAAGCGCTTGGCACGAGAGCCATTTTCACGGAACGTGAGAATGGAAAAATGACGTTTCGCCGTGGTTTCTCGCTGAAAAAAGGGGAGCGTGTCCTGATTGTAGAAGACATCGTCACGACGGGCGGCTCCATCAAAGAAGTCATCGATGTGGTGCGCGAATTTGAGGGGATTCCCGTGGCTGTAGCCATGCTTGTGGATCGCAGCAACGGCAAGGTGCAATTCGACGGAGTGCCGTGTACGGCGCTTCTGCACATGGATGTCGAAGCGTACACGCCTGAGGAATGCCCGCTCTGCAAAGAGGGGACGCCTTTGACGAAGCGCGGCAGGACTGGAAAATAACTGTGATGGAAGAAGACAGGAGCGCGGCGGCGCCTCCTGTCTTCTTCACGTGTTTTGATCTAGGAGACTGTTTTGAAAGAAGAAACTATTCAACAAGTTGAAACGGATGTTTGTGATTGGGCATATCTGAAACGACTTCCTCCAATGCTTGAAGGTTTTTCTTATCGAAGGGATATGCATGTCGAGGAGGACATATATGCGTTGTTTTCCTATGAGAACGACACCATGCATCGTGCCGCTTCGGCATATTATCATGAAGAAACGAAGGAATATAAGCTGAGCGTGCAGATTGGTCTGACGAACTTTTGCCGCATCGAGTTTATCGCTCCGAATATTGCTGCTTTTGAAAAACGTCTTGATGAGCATTTGAGGAAGCTGCTTGTGGAACTGATTACATTCGACCCGAAGACCATCAGCAGCATTGTATGCAAGAAAAAAATTATGGAATGGGAATACGGAAAAAGCCTTCCCACTGAATTGGAGGGCTTCGAGCTGTTCGTTGCGCCGGAAAAGCCGTTGAAAATCACAAATGGCTCGTATATCATCTTAGATTATTCTGACTTTTCCATCGCGAGCAACTTCGTCATTTATTACAATATTTTTCGCGATGAATTTTTCGGCGAGGGAAGGGTGCATGGCATTCCTGAAATCAATTACCTTTTTGATTCACACGATCTTGCAGGACTCGCCACAAAGCTGGAACATCATCTTGCTGCACGTCTGCAAGATATTCGACAAAAGGCAACGGAATAACAAGGATAGGAGGAATTCCCTTTCATGTCGTTTTCAAAAGAACTTCTTACATTGAAAAAACGCGTCTTGGACGAACTTGCGCCATCCTTTCGAAGAATCGAGCAAATCAGCGAAGGAAACACTTTGAAAGTTCTTACTGCAATGCGCGAATGCAAGGTGTCCGATATACACTTTAACACATCATCGGGATATGCCTATGATGATATTGGCAGGAGCAAACTTGAAGAACTTTATGCAAAGGTCTTTGCCGCAGAAAGCGCTTTGGTGCGCACGCAGTTTGTTTCCGGTACGCATGCGCTGGCTACCGTTCTCTTCAGCATTTTGCGTCCTGGCGATAAACTTGTATCACTGACAGGGACGCCTTACGATACCATGCAGACGGTCATCGGCTATACGGCATCCAGTTCAGGCTCTTTGAAAGAGTACGGCATCCTTTACGATGAACTCCCCTTGAACGAAGGGCGCGTGGATGTGGAAAGAATTGCCGATGTGCTCGATGAACGAGCCAAGATGGTCTTGATTCAGCGCTCACGCGGCTACAGCAGACGCCCTACATTGCTCATCGAAGATATTCGAGAAATTTGCAATCAAGTTCATCGTCTCAGACCCGACTGTATTTGCTTCGTTGACAACTGCTACGGCGAGTTCGTGGA is from Selenomonas sputigena ATCC 35185 and encodes:
- a CDS encoding methionine gamma-lyase family protein, with translation MSFSKELLTLKKRVLDELAPSFRRIEQISEGNTLKVLTAMRECKVSDIHFNTSSGYAYDDIGRSKLEELYAKVFAAESALVRTQFVSGTHALATVLFSILRPGDKLVSLTGTPYDTMQTVIGYTASSSGSLKEYGILYDELPLNEGRVDVERIADVLDERAKMVLIQRSRGYSRRPTLLIEDIREICNQVHRLRPDCICFVDNCYGEFVESLEPTQAGADIMAGSLIKNPGGGLAPTGGYIVGREDLVELASYRLTAPGMGAELGASLVNNRLFFQGLFLAPHVVSQALKGALFAAGIFEKLGYTTYPRISDERGDIIQAIELGTAEKLVAFCGGVQKYSPVDSFVKPEPWDMPGYTDQIIMAAGTFVQGASIEFSADGPLRSPYNVYLQGGLTFEQVMFGILGAAEEIRQLSAE
- the pyrF gene encoding orotidine-5'-phosphate decarboxylase encodes the protein MTDERLIVALDVHSMDEVHNLVETLGDSVGFYKVGMELFYSMGDEVIKYLKDKGKKVFLDLKLHDIPNTVANALRVLTHLGVDMINVHATGGMVMMEKALEAIKDEAEKLGIERPKLVAVTILSSISLKDWSRMWPDMDLDDQAVHMAKLVQEAGLDGVVSSPMEAETIRQACGEDFLIVTPGVRPAGTAINDQSRITTPAIALSSGATHLVVGRPIRSALNPKHAAENILKEMGSVKS
- the pyrE gene encoding orotate phosphoribosyltransferase — its product is MTEAEVKDLLTKTNAIMHGHFLLTSGLHSPHYVEKFNVLQHPEYTELLCRAMAEKFKDQDIDTVVGPVTGGILLAHETGKALGTRAIFTERENGKMTFRRGFSLKKGERVLIVEDIVTTGGSIKEVIDVVREFEGIPVAVAMLVDRSNGKVQFDGVPCTALLHMDVEAYTPEECPLCKEGTPLTKRGRTGK
- the carB gene encoding carbamoyl-phosphate synthase large subunit; protein product: MPKKDYLKKVMVIGSGPIIIGQAAEFDYAGSQACRSLKEEGLEVVLVNSNPATIMTDTHIADRVYIEPLTVEFLEEIIAKELPDGLLATLGGQAGLNLAVKLSEKGVLEKYHVELLGTSLEAIKKAEDRELFKETMQKLKEPIPESTIVEDVESAVGFANEIGYPLIVRPAYTMGGTGGGIAENEEELVETVIKGLKYSMIGQVLIERSVAGWKEIEYEVMRDGNDNCITVCNMENFDPVGVHTGDSIVVAPTQTLSDHDYQMLRSASLRIIRELNIEGGCNAQYALDPNSDRYYVIEVNPRVSRSSALASKATGYPIAKVSAKIAIGYSLDEITNAVTQKTKACFEPSIDYCVVKFPRWPFDKFIFADHTLGTQMKATGEVMSIDRNFEGAILKAARSLEIGVKRLHLPEMDDWSDEKLRKSLSKINDERIFAIAEAFRRGIADVDEIYDITKIDRWFLRKIKRIADVEIRLMQEEITPKHLIEAKKIGLSDASIAELSGKTMNEIRTMRKAMKLLPCYKIVDTCAAEFEAMTPYYYSTFNAQEDEVQTETPKRKIIVLGSGPIRIGQGVEFDYCSVHSVWALREMGYEAIIINNNPETVSTDFDISDRLYFEPLTTEDVLNIVDKEQPEGVIVQFGGQTAINLAASLQKAGVHIFGTSVDDIDRAEDRERFEEVLRQTNIPCPKGISVTDVESAVEGAAAIGYPVMVRPSYVLGGRAMEIVYKEEELRDYLNRAVKVTPDHPVLVDRYMQGTEVEVDGICDGVTVVIPGIMEHIERAGVHSGDSIAVYPPQTLPARVLYTIIDYTKRLALNLHVKGLLNIQYVVVNDEVYVIEVNPRSSRTVPFLSKVTDVKMVNLATRAAMGHSLEEMGYFSGLVPPKPYVAVKAPVFSFAKMQDVDISLGPEMKSTGEVMGIDYHYARALYKAITGAGMNMPKNGRILFTVADKDKEELKQLAKAFCELGFQIAATEGTARAIQSVGIDSDVVGKVHERSTDIIQMIKTGQIQMVVNTLTQGKGSARDGFKIRRATVEHGIVCLTSLDTAWEVLRVLSFMQQRRLVYALALQDYVGGGDDLA